A single genomic interval of Scyliorhinus canicula chromosome 15, sScyCan1.1, whole genome shotgun sequence harbors:
- the rasd1 gene encoding dexamethasone-induced Ras-related protein 1: protein MTPVPALYKRHRRLSNSCSCYLSCFEKHQQKILFLPPSLRHPPSSSGLSLSLSPVMMKMSPCEAELNIPAKNCYRMVILGSSKVGKSAIVSRFLSGKFEDQYTPTIEDFHRKFYSIRGDVYQLDILDTSGNHPFPAMRRLSILTGDVFILVFSLDNQDSFEEVKRLKQQIMETKSCLKNKTKENIDVPIVICGNKSDRDFYREVPREKIQRLLEDDSKCAYFEISAKRNSNVDEMFQTLFTMAKLPSEMSPDLHRKVSVQYCDILHRKTFRSRKIKDEDAYGIVAPFARRPSVHSDLMYIKEKAIGGGHSRDKDRCVIS, encoded by the exons ATGACGCCAGTCCCAGCCCTCTATAAAAGGCACAGACGGCTCTCTAACTCCTGCAGTTGCTACTTGAGTTGCTTTGAGAAACATCAGCAAAAGAtcctcttcctccctccttccctccgccATCCTCCCTCTAGCTCGGGgttatctctgtccctctccccggTTATGATGAAGATGTCGCCCTGCGAGGCTGAGCTGAACATTCCCGCTAAGAACTGCTACCGGATGGTCATCCTGGGCTCCTCCAAGGTGGGCAAAAGCGCCATCGTGTCCCGCTTCCTCAGCGGCAAGTTCGAAGATCAGTACACGCCGACCATCGAGGATTTCCACCGCAAGTTCTACAGCATCCGGGGCGATGTGTACCAGCTGGACATCCTCGACACGTCGGGGAACCATCCCTTCCCGGCAATGAGGCGCCTCTCTATCCTCACAG gcgaTGTTTTCATCTTGGTCTTCAGCCTGGACAACCAGGACTCCTTCGAGGAGGTCAAGCGGCTCAAACAACAGATCATGGAGACCAAGTCTTGCCTGAAGAATAAGACCAAGGAGAACATCGATGTCCCCATTGTTATCTGCGGCAACAAGAGCGACCGGGACTTTTATCGGGAGGTGCCCAGGGAGAAGATCCAGCGGCTGCTGGAGGATGACTCCAAGTGCGCTTACTTTGAGATCTCCGCTAAAAGGAACAGCAACGTGGACGAGATGTTCCAGACCCTGTTCACCATGGCCAAGCTGCCCAGTGAGATGAGCCCGGACCTCCACAGGAAGGTGTCGGTGCAGTACTGCGACATCCTGCACCGGAAAACCTTCCGCAGCAGGAAAATCAAAGACGAAGATGCATACGGCATCGTGGCGCCCTTTGCCCGTAGACCGAGTGTGCACAGCGACCTGATGTACATCAAAGAGAAGGCGATCGGCGGCGGCCACAGCAGGGACAAGGACAGATGTGTGATCAGTTAA